One Elephas maximus indicus isolate mEleMax1 chromosome 18, mEleMax1 primary haplotype, whole genome shotgun sequence genomic region harbors:
- the LOC126061714 gene encoding translation machinery-associated protein 16-like, which yields MPKALKGKNGGREKKVIHPHSRKAAQIMREAHKKEKLKNEKALHLNSIGEKLQWFQNHLDSEKVEYSKKDTCDLIESYLNRFSSELEETELHNSIKGRQGRRHNSQETVIKQMMERRQQQYEGYGLEIPDIVDAGNLKTFREWDFDLKKLPNIKMRKTCANDAIPKKCKRKNVTTVDKVLEELELKDESR from the coding sequence ATGCCTAAAGCACTGAAGGGAAAAAATGGAGGACGGGAAAAGAAAGTCATCCATCCACATAGTAGAAAAGCAGCTCAAATTATGAGAGAGGCccacaaaaaggaaaaactgaagaaTGAAAAAGCCTTGCATCTCAACAGTATTGGTGAAAAACTGCAGTGGTTTCAAAATCACCTTGATTCCGAAAAAGTAGAATATTCAAAGAAAGACACTTGTGACCTGATTGAAAGTTATTTAAATCGATTCAGCAGTGAGTTGGAGGAGACTGAGTTACATAACAGCATCAAGGGCAGACAGGGAAGGCGACACAATTCCCAGGAGACAGTTATCAAACAGATGATGGAGCGTAGGCAACAGCAATATGAAGGATATGGCCTTGAGATACCAGACATTGTAGATGCCGGTAACCTGAAAACTTTCAGGGAGTGGGATTTTGATCTGAAGAAATTGCCAaacattaaaatgagaaaaacctgTGCTAATGATGCAATTCCCAAGAAATGCAAGAGGAAAAATGTTACAACTGTAGACAAAGTCTTAGAGGAATTGGAATTAAAAGATGAATCCAGATGA